A window from Onychostoma macrolepis isolate SWU-2019 chromosome 07, ASM1243209v1, whole genome shotgun sequence encodes these proteins:
- the efs gene encoding embryonal Fyn-associated substrate isoform X1, producing MASPCGINTSKNCGEPASIMSLSTVLAKALFDNAAESPEELAFRKGDILMVLDQEQDGGPGWWLCSLHGRQGIAPANRLRLLQTAQTPATIAGTDPRRAPSVDSVHLSTSQQGRVNGLSTEDPDGVYLSPPSLAEGVYQSPGAAPAPARSEELRHSDGGRPRSHSSSGTRPRPDWGDVGVAARPRSPSLRGRGGEPGTLYQTPTSPVPMAAQHRSQGALASDSLYLTPSAVPRSAAETAGEARYLSPRDAGAGNSDGCYLVPRPAVAALTSENLYQTPTSGAPVPGQCVSGMASRLTDGIAPKSSPSSSISPSQSKTGQDVPGMYQTPTPPGGAICRTPQSDRKHPAGTAGVSGASTPGQNLKQTPPSARGSQKGTTSTPPVGRGKLAQGGLRESPLLARAGKSGVSGSPNFGRKLPPPAPPVRSVTRKDLPQSNSVPITNPVLQANPVPPQTNMLEEERQGSKNAHMQADEMKKNSETVTKRESTSSQDEKLSEEVYDTPPTNRWQHPIPAVPSEEDEGIYNTPRAVPLHTDQASEIYDVPTLALNSSSDHQQQTYNIPGAAAVAGDAEDEDVYSVPSLPGLPLEGTEMPVLTAETAGNGRTYSISSPRKQDLTSEDVSEPDGGIYDMPALTLEIPTRRLSVSSTGSGDIQWKASLSALVQSALTSASVATTPSRDLASVLAEILSVWKTGHVGDIPPVLQQAWSRLSDLLPALSVCGTSPPADGLLTIVRCALEDSVSLLQSQARPRLPSQESLSRRPLPALPVAEVKPIAADMGSRKGSWIQERPLPPPPPAAFPLPPALVSLAPTVGRMEDEEQGNEYAGIGLTPTPLPSYPVGDSVGYVKLQGKPEPPPDAHTEHSSSQLITTTDNKLSPSPPVSLSLEDSELLSFYSSQSLSHLSCLADAIDSLFTSVQGNQPPRVFVSRGKSLIVTAHKLVFIGDTLARLLSSSDLRAKVTTSSGRLCQALKAVVVATKGAAQNYPSVPATQEMVDRVADLSQHAAGFSGLLQRLAEIS from the exons ATGGCGAGCCCATGTGGAATTAACACATCCAAAAACTGTGGAGAACCAGCTTCAATCATGTCCCTATCG ACGGTGCTTGCAAAGGCACTTTTTGACAATGCCGCTGAAAGCCCAGAGGAGTTAGCGTTTCGCAAAGGTGACATCCTGATGGTTCTGGACCAGGAGCAGGACGGCGGACCAGGGTGGTGGCTTTGCTCACTGCATGGCCGTCAAGGCATTGCCCCCGCCAACCGATTACGCCTCCTCCAAACTGCTCAGACTCCGGCTACGATTGCAGGTACAGATCCCAGACGGGCTCCTAGTGTGGACTCGGTCCATCTATCGACTAGCCAGCAGGGCAGGGTAAATGGACTGAGCACTGAAGATCCAGATGGGGTGTATCTCTCACCACCCAGCTTAGCTGAAGGGGTGTACCAGAGCCCTGGGGCTGCTCCTGCCCCAGCCAGGTCTGAAGAGCTACGTCACTCTGACGGAGGAAGGCCACGATCACATTCTAGTTCCGGAACCAGGCCTCGTCCGGACTGGGGGGATGTGGGTGTGGCAGCACGACCCCGCTCACCCTCACTTAGAGGACGGGGTGGCGAGCCAGGGACCCTCTACCAGACTCCCACCTCGCCTGTGCCAATGGCAGCACAACACAGATCACAAGGTGCACTGGCATCCGATTCATTGTACCTGACTCCAAGTGCTGTTCCCAGGTCTGCAGCTGAAACAGCAGGGGAGGCTAGGTATTTAAGTCCACGGGATGCAGGGGCCGGTAATTCTGATGGATGCTACTTGGTGCCTAGACCAGCTGTCGCTGCGTTGACCAGTGAGAATTTATATCAAACTCCTACAAGTGGTGCCCCAGTGCCAGGACAGTGTGTATCCGGAATGGCTTCAAGACTTACGGATGGGATTGCACCCAAAAGCAGCCCATCTTCTTCTATTAGTCCTTCTCAGAGTAAGACTGGTCAGGATGTCCCAGGGATGTATCAAACCCCAACCCCACCTGGAGGTGCCATATGCAGGACCCCTCAATCTGACCGCAAACACCCCGCTGGAACTGCAGGAGTGTCTGGAGCCTCAACACCAGGCCAGAATCTTAAGCAGACACCTCCCTCGGCTCGAGGATCCCAAAAGGGTACTACTTCAACTCCTCCGGTTGGTCGAGGAAAACTGGCCCAGGGTGGCCTGAGAGAATCACCTCTACTCGCCAGGGCGGGAAAGTCTGGAGTATCAGGGTCCCCAAATTTTGGTCGCAAACTGCCTCCTCCAGCACCTCCTGTTAGAAGTGTGACCAGGAAGGATTTACCTCAGTCTAACTCGGTTCCTATCACCAACCCTGTTCTCCAGGCCAACCCTGTACCCCCGCAGACAAACATGCTGGAGGAAGAGAGACAGGgaagtaaaaatgcacacatGCAAGCGGACGAGATGAAGAAGAACAGTGAAACAGTGACCAAGAGGGAGAGTACAAGTTCTCAGGATGAGAAACTCAGTGAGGAG GTATATGATACACCTCCCACAAATAGGTGGCAGCATCCAATTCCTGCAGTGCCTTCTGAGGAGGATGAAGGGATCTATAACACCCCTCGTGCTGTACCTCTACACACAGACCAGGCCTCAGAG ATTTATGATGTTCCCACTCTGGCCCTGAATTCCTCCTCTGACCATCAACAGCAAACCTACAATATTCCGGGAGCAGCTGCTGTGGCTGGAGATGCAGAGGACGAGGATGTGTACAGTGTTCCCAGTCTTCCTGGTTTACCTTTGGAGGGAACTGAAATGCCGGTATTAACTGCAGAAACTGCAGGAAACGGACGTACCTATTCGATTTCCAGTCCTAGAAAGCAAGACTTAACCTCCGAAGATGTGTCAGAACCTGATGGAGGCATCTACGACATGCCTGCCCTCACTCTGGAAATCCCAACACGCCGTTTATCTGTGTCAAGCACCGGGTCCGGGGACATCCAGTGGAAAGCGTCTCTTTCTGCTCTAGTCCAGTCCGCTCTGACCTCTGCCTCTGTCGCCACCACCCCATCCCGAGACCTCGCCTCAGTATTGGCTGAGATCCTTTCTGTCTGGAAGACTGGGCATGTTGGTGATATTCCTCCAGTTCTCCAGCAGGCTTGGTCCCGTCTCTCAGACCTCCTTCCTGCCCTTTCGGTGTGCGGTACTTCCCCCCCAGCTGACGGTCTGCTCACGATTGTCCGCTGTGCCCTTGAAGACTCTGTCTCCCTTTTACAGAGTCAAGCACGACCTCGTTTACCTTCCCAGGAGTCTCTGTCCCGGAGACCTCTACCTGCTTTGCCGGTGGCAGAGGTCAAACCTATCGCAGCGGACATGGGATCACGGAAGGGCAGCTGGATCCAGGAACGACCGCTGCCTCCTCCGCCACCCGCTGCCTTCCCTTTGCCGCCGGCACTAGTTTCTTTAGCCCCTACTGTGGGAAGAATGGAGGATGAGGAACAGGGGAATGAGTACGCAGGAATCGGCCTAACTCCTACACCACTGCCATCATATCCTGTAGGTGATAGTGTGGGATACGTCAAACTGCAG GGGAAGCCAGAGCCTCCACCAGACGCCCATACAGAGCACAGTTCTTCACAGCTTATCACCACAACTGATAATAAA CTGAGTCCATCACCCCCAGTCTCTCTGTCTCTGGAGGATTCAGAGCTACTGTCTTTCTACTCCTCCCAAAGTCTCTCTCATCTTTCTTGCCTGGCCGATGCCATCGATTCTCTGTTCACAAGTGTCCAAGGGAACCAACCACCCCGAGTCTTCGTTTCCAGGGGGAAAAGTCTCATTGTAACTGCACACAAACTTGTCTTTATTGGGGACACACTTGCACGGCTACTCAGCTCTTCAGACCTCAGAGCAAAG GTCACCACCTCCAGTGGACGCCTCTGCCAAGCTCTGAAGGCTGTTGTTGTGGCAACTAAGGGTGCAGCCCAGAATTATCCTTCAGTCCCTGCTACACAAGAAATGGTGGACAGAGTAGCTGATCTATCCCAGCATGCAGCTGGTTTCTCTGGGCTTTTGCAGCGATTAGCTGAGATATCTTGA
- the efs gene encoding embryonal Fyn-associated substrate isoform X2 — MASPCGINTSKNCGEPASIMSLSTVLAKALFDNAAESPEELAFRKGDILMVLDQEQDGGPGWWLCSLHGRQGIAPANRLRLLQTAQTPATIAGTDPRRAPSVDSVHLSTSQQGRVNGLSTEDPDGVYLSPPSLAEGVYQSPGAAPAPARSEELRHSDGGRPRSHSSSGTRPRPDWGDVGVAARPRSPSLRGRGGEPGTLYQTPTSPVPMAAQHRSQGALASDSLYLTPSAVPRSAAETAGEARYLSPRDAGAGNSDGCYLVPRPAVAALTSENLYQTPTSGAPVPGQCVSGMASRLTDGIAPKSSPSSSISPSQSKTGQDVPGMYQTPTPPGGAICRTPQSDRKHPAGTAGVSGASTPGQNLKQTPPSARGSQKGTTSTPPVGRGKLAQGGLRESPLLARAGKSGVSGSPNFGRKLPPPAPPVRSVTRKDLPQSNSVPITNPVLQANPVPPQTNMLEEERQGSKNAHMQADEMKKNSETVTKRESTSSQDEKLSEEVYDTPPTNRWQHPIPAVPSEEDEGIYNTPRAVPLHTDQASEIYDVPTLALNSSSDHQQQTYNIPGAAAVAGDAEDEDVYSVPSLPGLPLEGTEMPVLTAETAGNGRTYSISSPRKQDLTSEDVSEPDGGIYDMPALTLEIPTRRLSVSSTGSGDIQWKASLSALVQSALTSASVATTPSRDLASVLAEILSVWKTGHVGDIPPVLQQAWSRLSDLLPALSVCGTSPPADGLLTIVRCALEDSVSLLQSQARPRLPSQESLSRRPLPALPVAEVKPIAADMGSRKGSWIQERPLPPPPPAAFPLPPALVSLAPTVGRMEDEEQGNEYAGIGLTPTPLPSYPGKPEPPPDAHTEHSSSQLITTTDNKLSPSPPVSLSLEDSELLSFYSSQSLSHLSCLADAIDSLFTSVQGNQPPRVFVSRGKSLIVTAHKLVFIGDTLARLLSSSDLRAKVTTSSGRLCQALKAVVVATKGAAQNYPSVPATQEMVDRVADLSQHAAGFSGLLQRLAEIS; from the exons ATGGCGAGCCCATGTGGAATTAACACATCCAAAAACTGTGGAGAACCAGCTTCAATCATGTCCCTATCG ACGGTGCTTGCAAAGGCACTTTTTGACAATGCCGCTGAAAGCCCAGAGGAGTTAGCGTTTCGCAAAGGTGACATCCTGATGGTTCTGGACCAGGAGCAGGACGGCGGACCAGGGTGGTGGCTTTGCTCACTGCATGGCCGTCAAGGCATTGCCCCCGCCAACCGATTACGCCTCCTCCAAACTGCTCAGACTCCGGCTACGATTGCAGGTACAGATCCCAGACGGGCTCCTAGTGTGGACTCGGTCCATCTATCGACTAGCCAGCAGGGCAGGGTAAATGGACTGAGCACTGAAGATCCAGATGGGGTGTATCTCTCACCACCCAGCTTAGCTGAAGGGGTGTACCAGAGCCCTGGGGCTGCTCCTGCCCCAGCCAGGTCTGAAGAGCTACGTCACTCTGACGGAGGAAGGCCACGATCACATTCTAGTTCCGGAACCAGGCCTCGTCCGGACTGGGGGGATGTGGGTGTGGCAGCACGACCCCGCTCACCCTCACTTAGAGGACGGGGTGGCGAGCCAGGGACCCTCTACCAGACTCCCACCTCGCCTGTGCCAATGGCAGCACAACACAGATCACAAGGTGCACTGGCATCCGATTCATTGTACCTGACTCCAAGTGCTGTTCCCAGGTCTGCAGCTGAAACAGCAGGGGAGGCTAGGTATTTAAGTCCACGGGATGCAGGGGCCGGTAATTCTGATGGATGCTACTTGGTGCCTAGACCAGCTGTCGCTGCGTTGACCAGTGAGAATTTATATCAAACTCCTACAAGTGGTGCCCCAGTGCCAGGACAGTGTGTATCCGGAATGGCTTCAAGACTTACGGATGGGATTGCACCCAAAAGCAGCCCATCTTCTTCTATTAGTCCTTCTCAGAGTAAGACTGGTCAGGATGTCCCAGGGATGTATCAAACCCCAACCCCACCTGGAGGTGCCATATGCAGGACCCCTCAATCTGACCGCAAACACCCCGCTGGAACTGCAGGAGTGTCTGGAGCCTCAACACCAGGCCAGAATCTTAAGCAGACACCTCCCTCGGCTCGAGGATCCCAAAAGGGTACTACTTCAACTCCTCCGGTTGGTCGAGGAAAACTGGCCCAGGGTGGCCTGAGAGAATCACCTCTACTCGCCAGGGCGGGAAAGTCTGGAGTATCAGGGTCCCCAAATTTTGGTCGCAAACTGCCTCCTCCAGCACCTCCTGTTAGAAGTGTGACCAGGAAGGATTTACCTCAGTCTAACTCGGTTCCTATCACCAACCCTGTTCTCCAGGCCAACCCTGTACCCCCGCAGACAAACATGCTGGAGGAAGAGAGACAGGgaagtaaaaatgcacacatGCAAGCGGACGAGATGAAGAAGAACAGTGAAACAGTGACCAAGAGGGAGAGTACAAGTTCTCAGGATGAGAAACTCAGTGAGGAG GTATATGATACACCTCCCACAAATAGGTGGCAGCATCCAATTCCTGCAGTGCCTTCTGAGGAGGATGAAGGGATCTATAACACCCCTCGTGCTGTACCTCTACACACAGACCAGGCCTCAGAG ATTTATGATGTTCCCACTCTGGCCCTGAATTCCTCCTCTGACCATCAACAGCAAACCTACAATATTCCGGGAGCAGCTGCTGTGGCTGGAGATGCAGAGGACGAGGATGTGTACAGTGTTCCCAGTCTTCCTGGTTTACCTTTGGAGGGAACTGAAATGCCGGTATTAACTGCAGAAACTGCAGGAAACGGACGTACCTATTCGATTTCCAGTCCTAGAAAGCAAGACTTAACCTCCGAAGATGTGTCAGAACCTGATGGAGGCATCTACGACATGCCTGCCCTCACTCTGGAAATCCCAACACGCCGTTTATCTGTGTCAAGCACCGGGTCCGGGGACATCCAGTGGAAAGCGTCTCTTTCTGCTCTAGTCCAGTCCGCTCTGACCTCTGCCTCTGTCGCCACCACCCCATCCCGAGACCTCGCCTCAGTATTGGCTGAGATCCTTTCTGTCTGGAAGACTGGGCATGTTGGTGATATTCCTCCAGTTCTCCAGCAGGCTTGGTCCCGTCTCTCAGACCTCCTTCCTGCCCTTTCGGTGTGCGGTACTTCCCCCCCAGCTGACGGTCTGCTCACGATTGTCCGCTGTGCCCTTGAAGACTCTGTCTCCCTTTTACAGAGTCAAGCACGACCTCGTTTACCTTCCCAGGAGTCTCTGTCCCGGAGACCTCTACCTGCTTTGCCGGTGGCAGAGGTCAAACCTATCGCAGCGGACATGGGATCACGGAAGGGCAGCTGGATCCAGGAACGACCGCTGCCTCCTCCGCCACCCGCTGCCTTCCCTTTGCCGCCGGCACTAGTTTCTTTAGCCCCTACTGTGGGAAGAATGGAGGATGAGGAACAGGGGAATGAGTACGCAGGAATCGGCCTAACTCCTACACCACTGCCATCATATCCT GGGAAGCCAGAGCCTCCACCAGACGCCCATACAGAGCACAGTTCTTCACAGCTTATCACCACAACTGATAATAAA CTGAGTCCATCACCCCCAGTCTCTCTGTCTCTGGAGGATTCAGAGCTACTGTCTTTCTACTCCTCCCAAAGTCTCTCTCATCTTTCTTGCCTGGCCGATGCCATCGATTCTCTGTTCACAAGTGTCCAAGGGAACCAACCACCCCGAGTCTTCGTTTCCAGGGGGAAAAGTCTCATTGTAACTGCACACAAACTTGTCTTTATTGGGGACACACTTGCACGGCTACTCAGCTCTTCAGACCTCAGAGCAAAG GTCACCACCTCCAGTGGACGCCTCTGCCAAGCTCTGAAGGCTGTTGTTGTGGCAACTAAGGGTGCAGCCCAGAATTATCCTTCAGTCCCTGCTACACAAGAAATGGTGGACAGAGTAGCTGATCTATCCCAGCATGCAGCTGGTTTCTCTGGGCTTTTGCAGCGATTAGCTGAGATATCTTGA